Below is a window of Fulvitalea axinellae DNA.
GTGCATTGGTTTTCAGTACCTATGAGGAACACGGCGGAGGAACCGCTTCGGTAGCGGCACGCCTGTTGTACGAAAGATTCGGATTAAAACAGGCTTTGGTCTCCGACGTGACTTGGGCTACGGACGGCGTCCATATCGGCGAAGGGGTGGCGGTATCATTACGCGACAGCGGAATTCCCCGTTACACTTTTGTAAAAAGGATTCTGGACATCGCAAAAAAATCGGAAATCCCTTATCAGCTCGAAGTCGAAGCTTCGGGAGGCAGTGACGGAAGGGAACTCCAACGTTCGCCCTATCCGGTGGATTGGTGTTTCATCGGCCCACCGTCGGCTGATCCGCACAGCCCTTTCGAGACGGTGTCGAAAAAAGACATCGAGTCGATGATCGGACTCTACGAAATCTTGATGCGGGAGCTCTGAGCCAACAAACGGCCCAAACGCCTATTGCGCAGGATTTTTTCTGATCCTCAAAGAATTGTCTTATATTTGCGACTTCCTTAGAAAAAGGAAGCGTTTCACTAACTTCAATATGATGAAAGTCAAGGATAAGGAGTTCGTCAGTTACATTGAACCAGAAAGATTAGCGCAGAGGATTGCGGAGCTGGGAAATAAGATTGACGAGGACTATGCGGGGAAAAATCCCTTGTTCATCGCCGTCCTGAACGGTTCGTTCATGTTTGCCGCCGATTTACTAAGGGAAGTTGACACTCCTTCGGAAATTTCGTTCATGAAGCTGGCCTCTTATAGCGAGATGCGTAGCACGGGAAATGTCAAGGAAGTCATCGGACTTAGCGAGAACATCTTCAACCGTCACGTAATTATCATCGAGGACATCGTGGATACCGGCAACACCATGGTCCACCTGCACGATGTACTGGAAGAACTTGGACCCGCCTCAATCGAGGTTGCTTCTCTGCTTTTCAAGCCTGAAGCTTACACCAAGAAAATTAATATCAAGTACGTCGGATTCGACATTCCGAACAAGTTCGTGGTGGGTTACGGCCTCGACTACGACGGATACGGACGAAATCTCGACGCGATTTACCAACTGGCTTAAATCAGATAATTAATATAGGCTCGGGGTTCCGATTCGCCACGGCCGTTCCCGGTGCGGGCGAAGACTGTTTTTCCGGCTCCCCAAGTCACAGATTTCTAAATCCTTCGTATTATGTTGAATATCGTATTGTTCGGCCCTCCGGGCGCCGGCAAAGGGACTCAAAGCGAAAAGATCATCGAGAAGTACGACCTGTGCCATATCTCTACCGGAGATCTTTTCCGTAAGCACTTGGGCGAAGGGACGGAACTTGGGAAGTTGGCCCAGAAATACATGGACAACGGTAACTTGGTGCCTGACGAGGTCGTGATCGACATGGTTGACGCCAAGCTGCAGGAAACTAAAGACGTTAAAGGTTTCATCTTTGACGGATTCCCTCGTACTGTAGCTCAAGCCGAAGCGCTGGACAAGCTTCTCAACGCCAAAGAGACGCCTATCTCAGGCATGATCGCTTTGGAAGTGGAAGACGACGAACTCCGCAACCGCATTTTGGAACGTGGCAAAAGCTCTGGCCGTGCCGACGACCAAAGCGTTGAAAAAATCAACAACCGCATCAACGTTTACAAAAGCGAGACTAAGCCCGTAGCTGATTATTACAACGAGCAAGGCAAATTCCGCGCTATCGACGGCGTTGGATCTATCGACAGAATTTTCGGCGACATTGCGACCGAAATCGACAAGCTTTAATCAAAAAAGCCAGGGCTTCCGCCTTGCATCAAAAGAACCGGTCACGCACAGACGGGTTCTTTTTGTATCCGCAAATACATAATACGAAGAAAGAAATCTGATATGGCATCCTCAAACTTTATAGACCACGTACGCTTGTGTTCCAGATCTGGCGCTGGCGGAGCCGGGTCAGTACACTTCCGAAGGGAAAAACACGTCCCTAAAGGCGGGCCCGACGGCGGTAACGGCGGACGCGGAGGACACATTATCGTCCGTGGCAACAGCCAACTCTGGACTTTGCTCCACTTGCGTTACAAAAAACACGTGATCGCCACAGACGGACGTCCGGGCGACGGCGGATGCAGTTCCGGAGCCGAAGGGCAAGATATCATACTGGAAGTTCCTTTGGGAACGGTTGTCAAGGATATTGAGACAGGGGAAATCAAACTCGAAATCACCGAAGATGGAGAAGAGCAAATCCTGACTCCCGGTGGCCGTGGCGGTTTGGGCAACTACAATTTCAAAAGCGCAACCAACCAGACTCCACGCTACGCCCAACCCGGCGAAGAGGGAATCGAGGAATGGGTTGTATTCGAATTGAAGCTTTTGGCCGACGTAGGTTTGGTTGGTTTCCCAAATGCCGGAAAGTCCACTTTGCTTTCAGTCCTGTCAGCCGCAAAACCTGAAATTGGAGATTATCCGTTTACCACCATCGTCCCTAACTTGGGCGTTGTGGAATACCGCGACTTCAAGTCGTTTGTGATGGCCGATATTCCCGGAATCATCGAAGGCGCCGCAGAAGGCAAAGGACTCGGAACACGCTTCCTCCGCCATATCGAACGAAACTCGACGTTGCTTTTCCTTATCCCCGCCGACACCGACGATCCGAAAAAGGAATACAACGTACTATTGAGCGAGCTGGAACGCTACAATCCAGAGTTGTTGGACAAAAAGCGTCTGGTAGCCGTTACGAAATGTGATTTGCTCGACGACGAACTTATCGAAGAGTTCAAAGAAGAT
It encodes the following:
- the obgE gene encoding GTPase ObgE, producing the protein MASSNFIDHVRLCSRSGAGGAGSVHFRREKHVPKGGPDGGNGGRGGHIIVRGNSQLWTLLHLRYKKHVIATDGRPGDGGCSSGAEGQDIILEVPLGTVVKDIETGEIKLEITEDGEEQILTPGGRGGLGNYNFKSATNQTPRYAQPGEEGIEEWVVFELKLLADVGLVGFPNAGKSTLLSVLSAAKPEIGDYPFTTIVPNLGVVEYRDFKSFVMADIPGIIEGAAEGKGLGTRFLRHIERNSTLLFLIPADTDDPKKEYNVLLSELERYNPELLDKKRLVAVTKCDLLDDELIEEFKEDLPDDVEVLFISSVAHMGLTELKDKLWDMLNKQDEE
- a CDS encoding adenylate kinase: MLNIVLFGPPGAGKGTQSEKIIEKYDLCHISTGDLFRKHLGEGTELGKLAQKYMDNGNLVPDEVVIDMVDAKLQETKDVKGFIFDGFPRTVAQAEALDKLLNAKETPISGMIALEVEDDELRNRILERGKSSGRADDQSVEKINNRINVYKSETKPVADYYNEQGKFRAIDGVGSIDRIFGDIATEIDKL
- the hpt gene encoding hypoxanthine phosphoribosyltransferase, with protein sequence MMKVKDKEFVSYIEPERLAQRIAELGNKIDEDYAGKNPLFIAVLNGSFMFAADLLREVDTPSEISFMKLASYSEMRSTGNVKEVIGLSENIFNRHVIIIEDIVDTGNTMVHLHDVLEELGPASIEVASLLFKPEAYTKKINIKYVGFDIPNKFVVGYGLDYDGYGRNLDAIYQLA